A region of Patescibacteria group bacterium DNA encodes the following proteins:
- a CDS encoding site-specific DNA-methyltransferase has translation MKNQSFYDKRKNGTETSAFGTSGRINHDASKFYNSKLYEGLNNGKDVEYVENPIDSQNINKVFCKSSEYILIFCKDTFTRRNPHQRKSTISKEEFLEFTRSVWKFSAERASRVGHPAPFPVELPYRVIQLYTFENEIVLDPFAGSGTACLAALKTNRKYVAYDIDKKYCDLAEQRIKQFSQEQITLLQN, from the coding sequence ATGAAAAATCAAAGTTTTTACGATAAAAGAAAAAATGGAACGGAAACCAGCGCTTTTGGTACATCAGGGCGGATTAACCACGATGCTTCAAAATTTTACAACAGCAAACTTTATGAGGGGTTGAATAACGGAAAGGATGTTGAATATGTGGAAAATCCAATTGACTCACAAAATATAAATAAGGTTTTCTGCAAAAGTAGTGAATATATTTTGATATTTTGTAAGGATACTTTCACTCGTAGGAACCCACATCAAAGAAAAAGTACTATTTCCAAAGAAGAGTTTTTAGAATTTACAAGAAGCGTCTGGAAGTTTTCTGCAGAACGAGCTTCAAGAGTTGGTCATCCTGCCCCTTTTCCAGTTGAATTACCCTATCGTGTGATACAGCTTTATACATTTGAAAATGAGATAGTTCTTGACCCTTTTGCAGGAAGCGGTACTGCCTGCCTAGCGGCATTAAAAACCAATAGAAAATATGTTGCTTATGACATTGATAAAAAATATTGCGATTTAGCGGAACAAAGGATAAAACAATTTTCACAAGAACAAATTACCTTATTACAAAATTAA